Genomic window (Macaca thibetana thibetana isolate TM-01 chromosome 6, ASM2454274v1, whole genome shotgun sequence):
CACCAGGATGTGAAGGCTGACCCAGTGGGACTCTGAGGGTCTCCTTCCTGGTGGTTGTCATAGCCAGCACTATAGGAAAGAGTCTAGGGAGGTTTGTCTCCTGCATTCTTGCTTCTCCTATCAATGACCTTCCTCCCCCTGTTCTACCTGGGGGCACCCCAGAAGGCCTTAAAAACACCCAAAAATCCAAGATACCATCAAGCCCACCATCAGGGATCTTGGGAGCAGATGCATACCAATAGGGAACTAAACCTTAAACCCCAGAACTAACTCCTGAGTAACACTGCAGTGGTGGGCAGTCCATGTTGAGCTCTGGCAGTCCTCCTCTTCTACCCAGAGGGCCACATCATGTCCCACAGAGTCTGTGGGAGTGCAGCCATCTAGGTGTGGATGAGAAGGACCCTGACCAGGAGCTCTAGAAACAAGTTCACCTCTCAGCGAGGAACTGTGACCTCCTCCAGTCCCAAGGAGGGAGTGCCCATCTTGCCAGCCACGTCTTGGCTGTCCCCCACCACCTCCACTCCATGCCTCTCATCTGCTCTCAGGACCCCCCCATCTTCACAGCACACAGCAGGGGCTCTCTGGTGCTGTGCAGCCTCTGTGCCTGCGCACATGCCTTTCCTCCTTCTGCAGGGTTCTTCCCCACCCAGAAAACCCTTCCCTTCAGGGACCAGGTTAACTGTCACTTCCTCTGGGAGGCCTTTCCTCATCCTACCCTCCCCTACCAGGGTCACACCCTTCCCCAAATCAGGGAAACCCCTCCTCCTTCTGATTGCCATGGCTGCTATTGCCCGTCTTGAATAAAAGACAGTGAGGACCTCTGAGCACATGGCTCATCTCCCCTGTGGACAGAGAGCCCCACAAGGACGGGGATCAGAATGTGTCgccagccctgggcctggcacagtgatATTCCAGAACTCAGTTCACATAAAGAGAAGGAAACCACATCACTTCATTGTATTAACAAAGCTTTGTCACCTGATTGGGATTGACAGTGTTCCACAAATCTGATCTGTTGGCCATAGACATAAAAGCAATCTCCTCCATCATCTGATCCAGCCAAGAAAATGCCAAGCCAGCCACACCAGCCAAAAACAATCACTGTCTTTTCTATGTATCTACAGACTCAAACATGCTTCAAACAAGCACCAACTTTTGATAAAGTTCCTCTGGGTTTGGACTAATTTAAGGGGTTCCCCACCTTGCCAGTACTCATTTAAGAAGACCCATAAAAACAGCCAAATCAGGGAGGCATATTCACTTTACAAGAGGCGGGCATAGAATTCCAGTTCCCTCGGAATAGCATTTGCCGAACAGTCATTCTCACACCATTGTTGCAATTTTTTCTGCCATCATCTATTTACCATCTACactactatttattttatatttcttttccatattAACATGAAAATGACTCTCTTTTACTTAGTTTTACTCAttcaatgcattttatttctcttaacatccactaaaccaaacaaaacaattgACATTTCTAAAAGGTTGTATAGAacctaaaatatttttgcctCTCCACTGGGTCCTGTGTGTCCCACTTGCGGGTGGCCCCGGTTTGCTCTGCCTGCCTCTAGATGCACTGGGACGGAAATGTCAACACTCTGCCTCACCCCATCACTGCACTATGGTTCCTTGGTTCTCTGGATGCCTCATCCACTCTGCCTGGCAACTCTTGAGCACCCAGCTAAGGAGGTGACGGTGAGCAGAAGCTGCAAACACTAGAAGGCCGAAGACAGAAAGGCAAAGCCAGGCTTTGTGCTCACTTCACGGGACAACCACACCTGCCCCAGCTCCCACCCACATGCTTTCCATCCTCAGAGCTGCTCCTGCCGACAAGAGAAGCAGCACAGGGAGCTCTTTCTCACAGAGATCTAAGAGCTGTAAGCTCTGTGAAGGTGAGGCTGGAGAGCCTTGCATTCCTCACGGGGTGCCTGGGGGGACAGAGGccacagcaacagcagcagcagtaatAATGATGACAACCTGTGTTCTCGGAAGTCTTGCTGCACAGGTGCCAGGCACATTTTGTACAGCACCTGGCACCACACACCGTTGAGTAATAGCTAAACTTCTGCAAGGTTAGGGAGAACAGAAAGGCCACAATAATGATAAATGTGATTTCCTGGGTGCCTCCTCTGTGTAAGACTGGGATAAACCCTTGCTTACATTTGCTTATTTAAGCCTCACATGGCCCCTTAAGGTACTATTACCAATGGGGAATGTGTTTATAGAAGGGGAGCCTGAGGCTCAGACTactgaaatgaagagaaaagccTAAGGTCAGGTGGAGCCTTCATGTTTGAACAGCAGGAGGAGTCCATATCCAGTTTATGGGCTCCAACACCCCTGAGCCTTCCACTGCTTTCCCAAACCTGCCTGAGACCAACCTTCCCCAGACTTGTTGGTATCCTCAGGCAGACGCTATCATCCACTTGGGATGGCCAAGAGCCTTGAGCACCATGCCAGTGGGGAAACACCTGTCTTCAGAATTCCCCACTAGCTGTCCTGGTCAGTGAGCAACCAGGACCCTGGAGCTAGGTGAGGCACTAAAATGGGGAGTTAAGAGGAGACAAAGCTTAGCCAGGGAATTGTATCAGCAACCTCAGGGCTTCCCAAGAGCAAACTCTTTATGCTAAAAGTCTCATACTATAGTCTTTATGCTAAAATTCTCCCTTTCAAAGCAACAATGAAGAAGGTATGTCCATGCACCATCCACCTTTGCTGGAGCAGCATGTTTATAGGTAGCTAACATGATGGAGAAGGCGCCTTAGCATACAGATTTCATTTGCGCCCAGTCGGGGGGAGTCTGCAGTGCAGGGTGACTCAGAAGGGGTTTCAGCTGCTCTGAGAAGCTCTGCCCTGCAAGCCCCCGCATATTCAGCCCTCATCCTGCCCATCCATCCTTGTGGCCCCTGCTCCTCACATGATTGGATTCTAATGTAGCTATTCAGCTTCATTGATCTTTCTATTAAATCCAGAAACAcagtctttttattattaccattttaaactaacatttatttcagAATCTCTTGGCCAGTCTCatctgttttattatattttaattaacattttatcatTACAAATGTAATACATGTACATTgtataaaattggaaaataaaaaacatagagAACATAAAATTGCTCAAATCTAACCATCCTGATGTAAACACCATtaacatatgatatatattttttcttcttttcatcttttctctatgtctctgattatttttaattaaaaaaaggaatcatGCTATATATAGCTTGCATCTTGGTGTTTTCACTTAATCCATTATGAGTATTTTCTCATGTCATTTAATGATAGGATTCTTCAAAAACATGATTTCTAATGACCACAGAGTATTCATCATACGGATGAGCCATGATTTAGTTAACTGTTACCATATTGTTGGACATTTCAgctgtttccaattttttctattaaaataatgctACAACAAATATCCGCACATGTATATAAGTCTATATGTGAATCTGTGATTCTTCTTCAGGATAAATTTAGAGAAGATGAATGGACTGGTctcaaagtataaatatttttcaggcTCTTAATATAAGCATTTCAGAAAGCTTGTTCAAAATACCCACCCATCCCCTGAATATCAAAATGCCCACTTCACTGTGTCCTCAGCATCACTGGATCTTCTAATTCTTCCAGTACTTTTCCCcttgaaatatgaaaaatgatataTTGTTTTATTGTGCATTTTTTGACTGTTAGTGGAGTCtggcatttttccatatgcttattggccTTCTCTGTTCTTCTTTTATGGTTTGGTTATTTATGTTCTTTGCCCCTTTTTCTATCATGCTTTTATATTCTTCTTACTAAACTATAAAAGATCTTATATAAACATGAAAGATAATGTAAATATTCCTTTatattgttttctggttttaagATGGTAATTTtgacatttattctttaattcaccTGGAATGTATTTTAATGTATGGTATATGACAGCAGTTCCCACACTTTAATGAGAACTAGGTACCCTACTCTGCACACTGGGGTGGAGCTTGGGAACCTAAATTTTAATAAGTACTCCAAGGAATTCTGATGCCTGTAAACACCTTTGAAAAACACCGATATAGTGAAGgaacctaattttattttagtaatggATGAATTGCCTCAGTATATTTATCAAATAACCCTTCCTTACCAATTGCTGTGAAATGCCAAATAATAAACTACATTCCTATATCCCACTTGGGTCTATTCTTAAGCTTTATTCaatttctattccattgattATCTTTCAATTTTCGTGTCagaactattattttattattaaggcCTTGGAATACACATATCTGGACATACAAATACTCCTACAactcttattttacaaaattttcttgGCCATTCTTACCAATTTGTTAATTACCAGATAACCTTTGTAACATTTCTCCCAAAAATCCTTTTAGAATTTTGCTTGATAGTCCCATaaactgaaaacatattttagaaatattagtaTCAAAATGACAGCTACTATCTACTGAGCCATTTCCATGTAGCAGGTACTGCTCTAGGCCCTTCACACATACGAACTCACAAAAACCCTGTAGATGGGAGAGTTGAGGCCCAGAGATATTTAGCGATTTAACCAAGATTACACATCCAGTAAGTAGTAAAGCTGGCACTTGGATCCAGTTAACTATAGCACTTTTCCTCTTGGCAGCTTGCAGCCCTGTGTCACATACATTCAAAATACTCAGTCCTAGAAGGGGCTTCAAGATGGCTAACTAGATGCATCTTACACAAAGAGGAACCAAAATAGCAAGTAGATAATCAAACTTTGAATAGATCAtctggaaggagaaggaagggaggtagCCTGCTTAGCTGGGATTGGCCGTGAGTCTGGAGAGGCTCCCTAATGCGGGGAAAGGGTTAAGAGAGAGATCTCCAGCAGTCCAAATTCccaccacacacctacagtcctAGCCAGAGGGTTGAGAGCCCCTCAACTCTCACAGCCCCAAGTCTGACATTCGGAGCTTCCTGGAGACTGCATTGCTCTAGAGAGCAAGCTCACACTGGTTTTCACACACCTTAGAGTCTGAAGCAGCTGCAGCACAATGCCATTTTGAGAGCCTAGCTCCCACTAGACTCTGTCCTGTCCTGCCACTGGGCTGAGGTGAGAGTCAGGAGCAACATCCCCACTCCCCAAGCAGAGTAGTGGCCATGTATTTTCGCAGGCCCCAAGGACATATTCCCCTGCCTGTAATTACCACCTGCAGGCTGCTGCAGGGCTGAAGTATGAATAAAGATTGCAACCCGTTATGAAAACTTCCTATCTTGGGTGCTTCTAGAAAAAGCAACCCTGCTCTCCCCAGTAGCAGGACTAGGACTACAACACAGACACTGCTGCCCCACTGAGCAGGCTTACAGCCTGGGGATCACCCTGCCCCTGACTGCTGAAGTCAGCACCCATATACACCACTGGGTGGCCTGAGGTAAGGTCCGCCCAGCCCAGCTCCATCCCCATGACACCCAAGCATACCATCCAGGGGTCTGGGGattgcccagcccagcccaccacCAGTGACATCTGAGGACTTCTCCTGGGGTCTGAAGTCAGGTCCACTCAACCTACTGCCACCACCATAGTGGGAAGCCACCCACATGCATCACCTGTGGCTCTGGGGACCTACCTGTGCAAGCTGTCAGAGACACACCAATATAAAAGTGGATTGCTTGGGTCCCAGAAGGTCGTCTGACCACTGCTATTGCCATTGCTCATGCCATTCCTGTTGCCCAAGGGCACAAGAGCCCACCTACCTGCCCAACCTATTTCTGTTGCCATTTGTGGCACCCAAGCAAGCCACCTGGAGGCCCAAGAATGGGCCTGCCTGGACTAACACCAAATCCTGTGAACATCATTGTGGGACCCAAGGACAGGCATGCTCAGCCAAATGATACCATCACAGGTGCCCAAAGTATGGCCCACTTGGCATCCCAGTCCCTCAAAAAATCTTCACCATAGCCTCCCCTAACAACCATACCCCAAGCCACCAAGAAAATCATAGACACTGTTTACAGCTAACAAATCATATAGAGAATACACTACTGAacacacccagaatcaaagccaaagtacCCTACCCAACCAACAGCATAGATGCATTTTCAGGAAACAGTTGTCCCCCACGAAAGCAAATTCGAAACATTGGAAGAAGTGACTGATACTGTGACACCATATCTGCAGATATCAACATAagaacacaagaaacatgaaaaagaaaggaaacacaaTACTGCCAAAAGAACACAGTAACTCTCCACCAACAGATtccaatcaaaaagaaatttatgaaattcCAGTTaagtaattcaaaataatgatactaAAGAAGTTCAGTGAGATACaagataattcagaaaaataaggtatgaatgagaaatttaccaaaaagCTAGATatcaaaaaaagaaccaaatagaaattctggaactgaaggaTTCactaaatgaaatacaaaatacatttgaaagctttGATATTAGATtagatcaaacagaagaaagaatctcagaatatcaaggtgttttaaaataatccagtcaaacaaaaattttaaaaaaagaattttaaaagaatgaggaaCAAAGTTTTTGTGACACATAAAACATCATAAAGTgacaaaatattcttatttttggtGTCCCAGAAGgcgaaaagaaaacaaaagagttaGAAACctgttaaatgaaacaaaagatgaaaatatcTCAAGTCTAGCCAGAGATTTAGTCATCCAGAAACAGGAAGTTCAGATTTccctaaaataaacaaacttcAAAAAGGTTTTTACCACGGCATATTTTAGTGAAACTGTtgaaagtcaaagacagagaaattctaaaaatagcaaaagaaaagcatCTAGTCATCCATAAATGAACCTCTATCAGATTAACAgaagatttctcagaagaaaccttacaggtcaggagagaatgatacaatatattcaaagtgctaaaagaaagaaactaccaCTCAAGTATACTATACCCAGAAAAAttttccttcagaaatgaaggagaaattaagtctttctcagacaagcaaatgctgaggaaattcatCACCACTGGACCAGCTCTACAAGAAATTCTTGAAAGAGTCCTACACCCAGAGGAGAAAGAACAATaactaccatcatgaaaacataaaaaccacTGGTAGAGCAAACAtacaaacaaggaaaagaaaaaacttaaatgtaaccACTACAGAACACCatcaaaccacaatgataaacaataagagagaaagaaaggaacaaaggacatacaaaacaaccagaaatcaattttttaaataacaggaATAAGCCCTCACGTTTCAaaaataaccttgaatgtaatcAGATTACCTTtacacttaaaagatatagattggctgaaatagaaaaaaaaatgatccaaCTATTTTCTGCCTGCTAAAAACTCATCTCACCTATAAGGACACAGATAGACTGAAAATAAGGGAATGGAataagatattccatgcaaatagaaaccaaaagtgagtaggaatagctatacttttatcagataaaacagactttaagtcaaaaacagtaaaaatagacaaacaagGTCATTGTATGATAAAGGGATTAACTCAGTAAGAGGATATAGCAGTTCTAAATATATATCCACCCGACACTGGGGCACACAGATATTTGAAGCAactattattagatctaaagagagagacagacttcAAGACAATAATACTTGGGCATCAAATCCCACTTTAAGCATTAAACacatcatctagacagaaaattagcaaagaaacATCGAATTTAAACTGCATATTAGACCAAATGGAGCTAAGAGAAATTTAAAGAACATTCTCCTCAtcagcacacagaacattctGGATAATAAATCATATGTTAgggcacaaaacaagtctcaaaacacttttttttaaaaccaaaatcatatcaagtatcttttcagaccacagtggaaatCAGTGACAAGAGGAACTttgaaaactgtacaaatacattaaaattaaacagcatgcccctgaatgaccattgggtcaagtaagaaattaaagaaaaaaaatttttttttaaatgttgaaacaaatgaaagtcaaaatacaacatactaaaacctacaggatatagcaaaagcagtgctaagaaggaagtttatagcaataaataagtacctcaaaaaagtagaaagatttcaaataatctAATGATAAACCACAAGGAACCAAAAATGGAAGATAAAACCAAACCCagaattagtagaagaaaagaaataataaagataagagcagaactaaacaaaatagagactaaaaagtacaaaggataaatgaaataaaaagtcattttcttaaaaacaaataaacaaaattgatatacCACTTGCTACAGTAacctagaagaaaaaagaagaccccaataaacaaaatctgaaataaaaaaggagacattacaactgatatcacagaaatacaaaagatcaccagagattatgaacaattatatattAACAAACTAGAatacctagaggaaatggataaattccttgacacatacagcctaccaagattgaatctgaaagaaatagaaaacctgaacagaccagtaatgaATAATGAGATTCAATCCGTAAAAAAATGTCTCCCAACAAAGAATAGTTTAGGATTGGATGGCTTCACTGATTAATTCTACcaaattttcaaagaagaaataacaccaatTATCCTctaactattccaaaaaattaaaaaagaggaaattcttcctaactcattctatgaggccaacataccttgataccaaaaccagataagacacaacaaaaaaagtaaactacaggtcatatccctgaagaacacagaaataaaatttcttaacaaaatactagcaaaccaaatccaacagcacatcaaaaaagtaatataccattgtattagttcattctcccacaaatccaaactgtatcattccaccctgacccctcccaaatctcatgttctcatcACACTGCGAAATACAATAATCCCTTTTCAACAGTTCTCCAAGTCTtgactcatttcagcattaactcaaaactccacagcccaaagtctcatctgagacaaggcaagtcccttctgcctatgagcctgtaaaatcaaaaataagttatttgcttctaagatacaatgggggtacaagcattgggtaagtactcccattccaaaagggagaaatgagcTAAAagaaagggactacaggccccatgcaagtttgaaacacaccagggcagtcattaaatcttaaagctccaaaataatctcctttgactccatgtctcacatccaagctacactgatgcaaggggtatgttcccaaggccttgggcagctctgttcCTGCGGCTCTGCAGGGCTCAGTGCCCATGGCTGCTCTCAAGAGCTGGCATTGACTGTCTgcaacttttccaggtgcacagtacaagctgtcagtgtggctaccattctggggtctggagggtggTGAAACTCCTTTCACAGCCCCACTAGGTAGTCCCCCAGTGGAGattctgtgtgggagctccaaccccacatttcccctctgcattgccTTAGTAGAGGtactccatgagggctctgcccctgcaacagacttctgcctggacatctaggcttttccatacatcttcagaaatctaggcagaggctcccaagcctcaactcttgcactctgtgcacccacaggcttaacaccaaGTAGAAGCCTCCAAGGCTTATGGTTTGCATCTTCTGAAGCAGCAGCCCATGTACCTGGGACCCTTTGAGCCATGGCTGaagctagagcagctgggatacAGGGAGCAGTGCCCCAAGGCTGCATATGGCAGCAGGGCCCTGTGACTGACCCataaaaccattcttccctccaaAGCCTTttggcctgtgatgagaggggctgcctcaaaggtctctgaaatgccttcagggactttttcccattgttttggCTGTTAATACTTGCTTTCCTTTCAGTTATGCAAACTTCAGTTATGCAAACtatgcagctggcttgaattcctccccggaaaatgggtttttcttctcTACCACATGGgctggctgcaaattttccaaaacttttaccctctgcttcccttttaaatatataagttCAGGGGGCAAGGCAGGCGCCGAGGTTTGCAAGGGCTCACAGTGGCCAGAAACCTGGCTCAGAGCAGTGGCAGCCCAGCTTCCACTGCCCGTGAGCTAAGGACAGTCCACTCCCTCTCGCCGGCTCCAAATCCTGATCCAGGCGGGGGCCAGAGGCCCCTTGCCTCCCCTCTGAGGACCGAAGATGAGCTTCCTCTTCAGCAGCTGCTCTTCTAAAACATTCAAACTGAAGAAGAATATCCCTGAAGGATCTCATCAGTATGAACTCTTAAAACATGCAGAAGCAACTCTAGGAAGTGAGAATCTGAGACAAGCTGTTATGTTGCCTGAGGGAGAGGATCTCAATGAATGGATTGCTGTAAATACTGTGGATTTCTTTAACCAGATCAACATGTTATATGGAACTATTACAGAATTCTGCACTGAAGCAAGCTGTCCAGTCATGTCTGCAGGTCCAAGATATGAATATCACTGGGCAGATGGTACTAATATTAAAAAGCCAATCAAATGTTCTGCACCAAAATACATTGACTATTTGATGACTTGGGTTCAGGATCAGCTTGATGATGAAACTCTTTTTCCTTCTAAGATTGGTGTCCCATTTCCCAAGAACTTTATGTCTGTGGCAAAGACTATTCTAAAGCGTCTGTTCAGGGTTTATGGCCATATTTATCACCAGCACTTTGATTCTGTGATGCAGCTGCAAGAGGAGGCCCACCTCAACACCTCCTTTAagcactttattttctttgatcaGGAATTTAATCTAATTGATAGGTGTGAGCTGGCACCTCTTCAAGAATTAATAGAGACATTTGGATCAAAAGACAGATAAATGTTTCTTCTAGAACACAGTTACCCTCGTTTCATCTATTGCTAGAACTATCTCATTGCTATCTGTTATAGACTAGTCATACAGACTTTAAGAAAACAGGATAAAAAGATACCCATTGACTGTGTCTACTGATAAGATTATCCCAAAAGTACGTTGGCATGATAGTTTCCGAGTAAGACCTTAAGGACACAGCCAAATCTTAAGTACTGTGTGACCACTCCTGTTATTATCACATAGTCATACTTGGTTGTTATATGTGATGGTTAACCTGTAGCTtataaatttacttattattCTTTTACTCATTTACTCAGTCATTTCTTTACAAGAAAATGAGTAAATCTGTTTTAGGTGACAGCATAATGGATGTGAAGAATTTCCATCAATAATTTATGAATGAGTTTCCAGAACAAATTTCTTAATAACACAATCAGattggttttattcttttattttacaaataaaaaaatgtatttttcagtaaaaaaataaaataaataaataaatatatatataagttctagtttcaggtcatttctttgctcatgtATGTGAGCATATGGTATTAGAAGTAGCCAGGCCATATCTTGAAtgccttgctgcttagaaatttcttctactagataccctaaatcatcattctcaagttcaaagttacacAGATTCCTAGAGCAGGAGCACAATGCCACCAACCTCTTTGTTGACACATAAGAAAAGTGACCTTTGCTGCAGTTCCCATTAAATTCCTCACCTCCACCTGAGACCTAATCAGCCTGGTGTTCAcggtccatatcactatcagcattttgttcacaaccatttaacaagtctctgggaggttccaaactttccctcatcttcctat
Coding sequences:
- the LOC126956010 gene encoding MOB kinase activator 1A-like produces the protein MSFLFSSCSSKTFKLKKNIPEGSHQYELLKHAEATLGSENLRQAVMLPEGEDLNEWIAVNTVDFFNQINMLYGTITEFCTEASCPVMSAGPRYEYHWADGTNIKKPIKCSAPKYIDYLMTWVQDQLDDETLFPSKIGVPFPKNFMSVAKTILKRLFRVYGHIYHQHFDSVMQLQEEAHLNTSFKHFIFFDQEFNLIDRCELAPLQELIETFGSKDR